CGCCGATTGACGCAACCGCCGCGCGTGTCGCAGGCTGAACCCAGCGGTTCTGCAAGGGCCGGTTCAAGGGGAGGAATTTCATGAATAGGATCGTCACCGGCATCGGCGCCCTGCTGGCCAGCGCCGCGCCCGTCCTTGCAGGCGGGATCGAGCGTGCGCCGCAATCGCTGGCGCCGCTGTTCGAGAACGGCAACTATGTCGAGCTGAGCTTCGGCGGCGTCAATCCCAGCGTCAAGGGCACGGATGTCGCCGGCGTCGCCACCGGCGACGTCGCGCAGGGCTATGGCTTCTTTGGCTTGGCCTACAAGCACCAGTTCACGCCGAACCTGTCCGGCGCCATCATCGTCGAACAGCCCTTCGGCGCCGACATCCTGTATCCGGGCGCGAATTCCCCGGTGCTGGGCGGCACCGCGGTCGAGGTGAACTCGACCACCTATACCGCCTTGCTGCGCTACAAGTTCGAGAACAACTTCTCGGTGCATGGCGGGTTGCGCGGCTCGCATGCCGACGGCCATGTCCGGCTGCAGGGCGCGGGCTATGCCACGACCTCGGGCTATGACCTGGACATCGACGGCGCCTGGGGGCTCGGCTGGGTGGCCGGCATCGCCTGGGAACGGCCGGACATCGCGGCGCGGGTCTCGCTGACCTACAATTCGCCCATCGAGCATGATTTCGACATGACCGAGACCGGCGGGCCGCTGCCGATCGCCTTCCAGGACCAGTATACCGTCAAGACCCCGCGCAGCTGGACGCTGGAGGGCCAGACCGGCATCGCCGCGGATACCCTGCTGTTCGGCTCGATCCGCTGGGTGAAATGGTCCGAGTTCAAGGTGGAAAACTTCCTGTTCCCCATCGCCACCCCCGCCGGGGAGATCCCGCTGGTCGAGGTCGAGGACACCACCACCTATACGCTGGGCGTCGGCCGCAAGTTCACCGACAACTGGTCGGGCTCGGTCTCGTTCCTCTATGAGCCGAGCGAGGGCGACACGGTCTCGCCCCTGGCGCCGGTGAACGGCCGCAAGGCGGTGACGGTGGCGGCGATCTATACGATGGACAACATCAAGATCACCACCGGCATCAACTATACCAAGCTGGGCGATGCGACCCTGGGCGTCGGCCCCAGCGGCGCCAAGCGCGAGGTCGCCGACATGGACGACAGCGAGGTCTGGGCCGTGGCAATGCGGATCGGCTATTCCTTCTGATCCTGCCGGCAGGATGCAGGAAGGCCCCGGTTCCCCCGGGGCCTTTTCATTGGCCCGGCCGCTCTGCCTGGCGCGGGTGGGATTTGGGTATTTGAAAAACGGTGAAATCGCCGGCCTTCTTTGTTCTCCAAATACCCCTGCGGCCGTGCCGCCGGCGCGATCTCAGCCCTGCAAGGCCTTGACCAGGGCGGTGAAATGCTCGCCGCGCTTTTCGAAATTCGGGTATTGGTCGAAGCTGGCGGCCGCGGGGGCGAGCAGCACGGTTTCGCCGGGCTGCGCCTCGGCCGCGGCGCGGGCCACGGCCTGGTCCATGGTCTCCAGCACCTCATGCGGGGTCTGGCCGAGTTGCAGCGCGAAATCGCGCGCGGAATGGCCGATCAGATAGGCCTTGACCACATGGCCGAGGAAGGGTTGCAGCGCCTCGATGCCGCCGTCCTTGCCCATGCCGCCGGCGATCCAGCGGATGTTGCGGAAGGCCGTCAGCGCCTTGGCGGCGGCGTCGACATTGGTGGCCTTGCTGTCGTTGACCCAGGCCACGCCGTCGATCTCGGCCACGCGCTGGCTGCGGTGCGGCAAGCCTTCGAAGCTGTGGAAGGCGCGCTCGATCTCGCGCGGGGCGAGGCCGACGGCGCGGGTCGCGGCATAGGCGGCGCAGGCGTTCTGGTGGTTGTGCTCGCCCGGCAGGCCCTTGATCTCGCGCAGGTCGATCGAGGCGACCTGGCGGCCCTTGCGGCATTCCGAAAGGAAGCCCTTGCGGGCAAAGACCGACCAGCCGAAGCGCTCCAGCTTCTGCCCCGAGGAGATGCGGATCACCCGGTCGTCCGAGGGCGCCATGGCGAGCTGGTCGGCAAGGTAGCGGCCCTCGATCTCGTCGACGCCGATCACGGCACGGTCGGGGCCGCCCTCGGCGAAAAGCCGGCGCTTGGCAGCGAAATAGCCGCCGGGGCCGCCGTGGCGGTCGAGGTGGTCGGGCGAGAGATTGGTGAAGACCGCGACATCGGGCGTCAGAGCCCGGGCCAGGTCGGTCTGGTAGCTGGAGAGTTCCAGCACCACCACCTCGCCGTCATGGGCGGGGTCGAGCGACAGCAC
This portion of the Paracoccus sp. N5 genome encodes:
- a CDS encoding outer membrane protein transport protein; this translates as MNRIVTGIGALLASAAPVLAGGIERAPQSLAPLFENGNYVELSFGGVNPSVKGTDVAGVATGDVAQGYGFFGLAYKHQFTPNLSGAIIVEQPFGADILYPGANSPVLGGTAVEVNSTTYTALLRYKFENNFSVHGGLRGSHADGHVRLQGAGYATTSGYDLDIDGAWGLGWVAGIAWERPDIAARVSLTYNSPIEHDFDMTETGGPLPIAFQDQYTVKTPRSWTLEGQTGIAADTLLFGSIRWVKWSEFKVENFLFPIATPAGEIPLVEVEDTTTYTLGVGRKFTDNWSGSVSFLYEPSEGDTVSPLAPVNGRKAVTVAAIYTMDNIKITTGINYTKLGDATLGVGPSGAKREVADMDDSEVWAVAMRIGYSF
- the murD gene encoding UDP-N-acetylmuramoyl-L-alanine--D-glutamate ligase; the protein is MIPVQGVQNQTIAVLGLGRSGRATAAALTEGGAHVVVWDDGADTREQAAADGMAVLDLTREANWDGVSALITSPGIPHLYPKPHPVIAMAYELGVPVDNDIGLFFRSFATSDWEGYDITPRVIAITGSNGKSTTTALIHHILREAGRPTQLGGNIGTGVLSLDPAHDGEVVVLELSSYQTDLARALTPDVAVFTNLSPDHLDRHGGPGGYFAAKRRLFAEGGPDRAVIGVDEIEGRYLADQLAMAPSDDRVIRISSGQKLERFGWSVFARKGFLSECRKGRQVASIDLREIKGLPGEHNHQNACAAYAATRAVGLAPREIERAFHSFEGLPHRSQRVAEIDGVAWVNDSKATNVDAAAKALTAFRNIRWIAGGMGKDGGIEALQPFLGHVVKAYLIGHSARDFALQLGQTPHEVLETMDQAVARAAAEAQPGETVLLAPAAASFDQYPNFEKRGEHFTALVKALQG